Below is a genomic region from Citrobacter telavivensis.
ATGCAGCATCCGGGGGTGCTGGAAGTGGCTGCCGTCGGCGTTCCGTCCGGCAGCAGTGGCGAAGCGGTGAAGATTTTTGTGGTGAAAAAAGAGGCTTCGCTCACTGAGGAAGCGCTGGTCACCTTCTGCCGCCGTCAGCTCACGGGCTATAAAGTCCCGAAACTGGTTGAATTCCGCGATGAACTGCCGAAATCAAACGTCGGCAAAATTTTACGTCGAGAATTGCGTGACGAAGCCCGCGCCAAAGTGGACAATAAGGGCTGAGCGTTAAGCAACACGTCAAACGCCGGGTGAATCCGGCGTGAGAGTGATCGCAAACCTTGCTCCGATACCGGACAAGCAGAGATCACCTTATTAAAACCAGGAAAATCAATTTATTGATTTTCGGCTGATAACCACAAAGAAGGAAAAACCACGTTTTTTCCCTTCTTTGTCAGCAATCTGACGCCGGGTGAATCCGGCGTTTTTTTTGGCGTAAACCGAAGAGAATGCAATTTGAATTACCAAATGATCACCACTGACGACGCGCTGGCAACCCTGTGCGAAGCGGTCCGTGCGTTTCCTGCGATTGCCCTGGATACTGAGTTTGTTCGTACCCGTACCTATTATCCGCAGTTGGGCCTGATCCAGCTGTTTGACGGCGAACATGTTGCACTGATCGACCCGCACGGCATTAGCGACTGGTCGCCGCTGAAAGCGATTCTGCGCGACACCGCCATTACCAAATTTCTGCACGCGGGTAGTGAAGATCTGGAAGTCTTTCTGAATGCGTTCGGCGAACTGCCGCAACCGCTGATTGACACGCAAATCCTGGCCGCATTTTGCGGCCGCCCGCTGTCGTGGGGCTTTGCATCGATGGTGGAAGAGTACACCGGCGTGGCGCTGGATAAGAGCGAGTCGCGTACTGACTGGCTGGCGCGACCGCTGACTGAGCGTCAGTGTGAATACGCCGCAGCGGATGTCTGGTATCTGTTGCCGATTGCCGGAAAACTGATGGCGGAAACCGAGGCTGCGGGCTGGTTGTCTGCGGCGCTGGATGAGTGCCGCCTGATGCAAACGCGTCGTCAGGAAATCCTCGCGCCCGAGGACGCCTGGCGCGACATCACTAACGCCTGGCAGCTACGCACGCGCCAACTGGCCTGCCTGCAACTGCTCGCCAACTGGCGTCTGCGTAAAGCGCGTGAGCGCGATCTGGCCGTGAACTTCGTGGTTCGCGAAGAGCATCTGTGGTCCGTGGCGCGTTATATGCCTGGCAGCATGGGCGAACTCGATAGCCTGGGGCTTTCCGGCAGTGAAATTCGCTTCCACGGTAAGACGCTGCTTTCACTGGTGGCTCAAGCGCAGGCGCTGCCGGAAGAGGCCCTGCCGGAACCGCTGCTGAATCTGATGGACATGCCGGGTTATCGTAAAGCGTTTAAGGCGATCAAGGCGCTTGTCACGCAAGTGAGTGCGGAACATAACGTCAGCGCAGAGCTGCTGGCGTCGCGCCGTCAGATCAACCAGTTGCTCAACTGGCACTGGAAGTTAAAACCGCAGAATACAGAGCCTGAATTGATTTCTGGCTGGCGGGCGGCGTTGATGGCGACGACGCTCAACGCGTTGCTGGCAGAGTATCCGCTTTAATGTTTTTGCCGGATGGTGGCTACGCCTGATTAGGCCTACAGACTCTCAACCGTAGGCCTGATAAGCGCAGCGCCATCAGGCATTGAACCCTTATATCCTCGCGCAGATCGCTTCACCGACCTGTTGTGTTGAGGCACTCCCCTGCAAATCCGGTGTTTTAGGTCCGCTGGCGATCACCTGCTCAATCGCCGCCAGAATCCCGTCGTGTGCGGCGGTGTACTTCGCATCTCCTGCGCCGAGGAAATCGAGCATCATCGCCCCAGCCCAGATAGTCGCAATCGGATTGGCGAGGTTTTTGCCATAAATATCCGGGGCGGAACCATGTACCGGTTCGAATAACGACGGGAAAGTGCGCTCAGGGTTCAGGTTAGCCGAGGGGGCAATGCCGATGGTGCCGGTACACGCCGGGCCGAGATCGGAAAGAATGTCGCCAAACAGGTTCGAGGCAACCACCACATCGAAGCGCTCCGGTTGCATCACAAAGCGGGCGCAAAGAATATCAATGTGCTGCTTGTCCCAGTGGATATCGGGATAGTGCTGCGCCATAAGCTCCACGCGTTCATCCCAGAACGGCATACTGATCGCCAGACCGTTGGATTTGGTCGCTGACGTCAGCGTTTTTCGCGGACGGCTTTGAGCTAATTCAAACGCATAACGCAGAATTCGATCCACGCCCCGGCGGGTGAAAACGGATTCCTGGATGACCACCTCATGCTCGGTGCCCGGATTAATATGTCCGCCCAGCGAAGAATATTCCCCTTCGGTGTTTTCACGCACGACGTAGAAATCAATGTCGCCCGGCTTCTTGCCGGCCAGCGGGCAGGGCACGCCGGGGAAGAGGCGAACCGGGCGCAGATTCACATACTGATCGAATTCCCGACGGAATTTTAGCAGCGAACCCCACAGGGAAATATGGTCCGGAACCGTGTCCGGCCAGCCGACGGCGCCAAAGTAAATGGCGTCAAAGGAGGATAACTGCTCGCGCCAGTCATCCGGCATCATTTTCCCGTGCTCAAGGTAATAATCACAGCTGGCCCATTCGAACGTCTCCACGCTGAGCGACAGGTCCCAACGTCTGGCGGCCGTCTGCAAAACGCGAATGCCTTCTGGCAGCACTTCCTTACCGATACCATCACCGGGAATCGCGGCAATACGACAGGTTTTCTTCATACCAGTTCTCACTTGTAGGGTAGCGAAATTGACTTCCTCCTTATCCTATAATTGACTGATCGACAGTTAATCTCTTCAACTGGTGAAACATAAAACACAGATCATGAATAATCCTCCTTTGCTGACTGATTTGCGCGTCTTTATTCTGGTCGCCCGACGGGCGGGATTTGCCGCCGTTGCCCAGGAACTGGGTGTTTCACCGGCCTATGTCAGTAAACGTATTGCGCTGCTTGAACAGAACCTGAATGTGGTTTTGCTGCACCGCACTACGCGTCGCGTCACCATTACGGAAGAGGGCGAGCGCATCTATGAATGGGCGCAGCGCATTCTGCACGATGTCGATCAGATGATGGATGAACTCTCTGATGTCCGTCAGGTTCCGCAAGGAATGTTGCGAATCATCAGTAGCTTTGGGTTTGGCCGGCAGGTTGTGGCACCTGCGCTGTCCGCACTGGCAAGGCAGTATCCGCAACTGGAGCTGCGTTTTGATGTGGAAGACCGGTTGGTGGATTTGGCCAATGAAGGCGTCGATCTCGACATCCGCATTGGCGATGACATTGCGCCGAACCTGATCGCTCGCCGGTTGGGGACGAACTATCGAATCCTCTGCGCTTCTCCCGCGTTCCTGGCGCAGTACGGTACGCCAAAACAGCTTGCCGATCTTGCCACCTGCTCCTGCTTAGTGATCAAAGAGCGCGACCACCCCTTTGGGATCTGGCAATTGCAAAATAAAGAGGGGGAGCACGTCATTAAGGTGACCGGGCCGCTGTCATCAAATCATGGCGAAATTGTGCACCAATGGTGCCTCGACGGGCAGGGGATTGCGCTGCGCTCCTGGTGGGATGTCTGTGATAACATTGCCAGCGGTCATCTGGTGCATGTTCTGCCGGAATATTACCAGCCGGCCAATATCTGGGCGGTGTATGTTTCACGACTGGCCACATCGGCCAAAGTGCGTATTACGGTGGAATTCTTACGCCACTATTTTGCCGAGCGCTATCCAACCTTTTCACTGAAATAAAGGCGTCGGTAAAGCGCTTCCCTTGAGCAGGGGCATCCGTTAGCATATTGTTTCGCGGTTAAGCGAAAAAGTGGTTTCAGGAAGAAGAGGTTAACGTGTTTGCAGAGTATGGTGTACTGAATTATTGGACTTATCTGGTCGGGGCTATTTTTATTGTCCTCGTCCCTGGACCGAACACGATATTTGTGCTGAAAAACAGCGTCGGACGTGGAATGAAGGGCGGGTACCTTGCGGCAAGCGGCGTATTTATTGGCGATGCGGTGCTCATGTTTCTGGCGTATGCCGGGGTGGCAACGCTGATTAAAACAACGCCAGTATTGTTTAATATCGTCCGCTATCTCGGTGCCTTTTACCTGCTTTATCTGGGCGCAAAAATCCTCTATGCCACGCTTAAAGCAAAAGGCGGCGACGCTGCTGAAGAGGCGGTTCCCTTTGGCGCCATTTTTAAACGTGCGTTGGTGCTGAGCCTGACGAACCCGAAAGCTATTCTGTTCTATGTTTCCTTCTTTGTGCAGTTCATTGATGTGAATGCCCCACATGCGGGACTGTCATTCTTCATCTTAGCGACCACGCTTGAAGTGGTGAGCTTCTGCTACCTGAGCTTCCTGATCGTTTCGGGGGCCTTTGTTACGCAGTACATTCGTACCAAAAAGAAACTGGCGAAGGTCGGAAACTCGCTAATCGGCCTGATTTTTGTCGGTTTCGCCGCGCGGCTGGCGACATTGCAGTCGTAAGCCAGGAGGCCCGCCGCACAGGCGGGCTTTTTGTTTCGGTATCCCAATGAATAGTCCATTTTGGCGTCCTGCAAAAAGTAACCAATAAATGGTATTTAAAATGCCAGTTATGAAGCGTAACCTTTCTGGAACAGCGGTTTACTCACAATCGCATCCTACCGACTGGAAGAGGGAAGGACATGCTTCAGATTCCACAAAATCATATCCACACACGTGCCACGCCGTTCTGGAACAAAGAAACGGCACCTGCCGGAATTTTCGAACGCCATCTTGATAAAGGAACCCGACCGGGAGTGTATCCCCGTCTGTCGGTGATGCAGGGGGCGGTCAAATATCTCGGGTATGCGGATGAACACAGTCCAGAAGCGGAAACGGTGATGATCATCGAAGCGGGTCAGTTTGGTGTGTTTCCACCGGAAAAGTGGCACAACATCGAAGTGATGACCGATGACACTTATTTCAATATCGACTTTTTCGTCGCGCCAGAGGTCCTGATGGAAAGCGCGAATCAACGAAAAGTCATTCATACCGGGAAGAAATAATCATGGGCAAAGCAACCTATACCGTCACCGTGACGAATAACAGCAACGGCGTTTCTGTCGATTACGAAACCGAAGCGCCAATGACCTTACTGGTGCCTGACGTCGCCGCCGAGGTGGTGAAAGATCTCGTCAATACCGTGCGCTCTTACGATACGGAAAATGAACACGACGTCTGTGGTTGGTAAGTGACGCCACGCAAAGAGGAAACCGGCTGCCATTAGCCGGTTTTTTTATGTGTCCCGAAAACGCGCTCCGCACAATGCCCGCTCTAAAATGGACGGACGTCGTCATTCTGCGCAAAAATTTACAAACAGTATATTTGCAGGATCAATAAATGCTTACGCGCAATACGGCGAAACTTTGCGCCGCGGCGTTTTGCCAATGACTTGATCCCAGCCCTAGTTGAAATTACTGTATATAAAAACAGTATTAAAGGTGTGCATTATGACGTTGTACAGACCTGCGCAATGGCGTGAAGCCATCGCCGTCCCCCTTTTCAGCGAGCGGGTTCCGTGCGGATTTCCCAGCCCGGCGACCGATTATGTTGAGCAACGTATCGATCTCAACAAGTTACTTATTCCGCATCCCAGTTCGACCTATTTTGTGAAAGCGGCTGGCGACTCAATGATCGACGCGGGGATCGGCGATGGCGATCTGCTGGTGGTGGACAGTTCACGCACTGCCCGCCACGGGGATATCGTGATTGCGGCGGTGGAGAGGGAGTTTACGGTTAAGCGGTTGCAGTTGCGGCCCACTGTTCAGCTTAATCCTATGAATTGCGCTTATTCACCCATCATCATCGGCAGTGAGGATGCCCTGGATATCTTTGGCGTTGTGACATTTATTGTGAAAGCGGTGAGTTGACCTGGGTTGCGTCATTACCTGTAACGCCAAAGCAAAACAGCGGACGTCGTTACATTATTCATTAACGGGTAATACGTGCATCCAGATAGCTCCCTGATGTCCGGGTATAATATCTGGATGCCCGGTATGATTTTATTTAAG
It encodes:
- a CDS encoding DUF1971 domain-containing protein, with the protein product MLQIPQNHIHTRATPFWNKETAPAGIFERHLDKGTRPGVYPRLSVMQGAVKYLGYADEHSPEAETVMIIEAGQFGVFPPEKWHNIEVMTDDTYFNIDFFVAPEVLMESANQRKVIHTGKK
- a CDS encoding tartrate dehydrogenase, which translates into the protein MKKTCRIAAIPGDGIGKEVLPEGIRVLQTAARRWDLSLSVETFEWASCDYYLEHGKMMPDDWREQLSSFDAIYFGAVGWPDTVPDHISLWGSLLKFRREFDQYVNLRPVRLFPGVPCPLAGKKPGDIDFYVVRENTEGEYSSLGGHINPGTEHEVVIQESVFTRRGVDRILRYAFELAQSRPRKTLTSATKSNGLAISMPFWDERVELMAQHYPDIHWDKQHIDILCARFVMQPERFDVVVASNLFGDILSDLGPACTGTIGIAPSANLNPERTFPSLFEPVHGSAPDIYGKNLANPIATIWAGAMMLDFLGAGDAKYTAAHDGILAAIEQVIASGPKTPDLQGSASTQQVGEAICARI
- a CDS encoding DUF1869 domain-containing protein, which produces MGKATYTVTVTNNSNGVSVDYETEAPMTLLVPDVAAEVVKDLVNTVRSYDTENEHDVCGW
- the leuE gene encoding leucine efflux protein LeuE translates to MFAEYGVLNYWTYLVGAIFIVLVPGPNTIFVLKNSVGRGMKGGYLAASGVFIGDAVLMFLAYAGVATLIKTTPVLFNIVRYLGAFYLLYLGAKILYATLKAKGGDAAEEAVPFGAIFKRALVLSLTNPKAILFYVSFFVQFIDVNAPHAGLSFFILATTLEVVSFCYLSFLIVSGAFVTQYIRTKKKLAKVGNSLIGLIFVGFAARLATLQS
- a CDS encoding ribonuclease D, whose amino-acid sequence is MNYQMITTDDALATLCEAVRAFPAIALDTEFVRTRTYYPQLGLIQLFDGEHVALIDPHGISDWSPLKAILRDTAITKFLHAGSEDLEVFLNAFGELPQPLIDTQILAAFCGRPLSWGFASMVEEYTGVALDKSESRTDWLARPLTERQCEYAAADVWYLLPIAGKLMAETEAAGWLSAALDECRLMQTRRQEILAPEDAWRDITNAWQLRTRQLACLQLLANWRLRKARERDLAVNFVVREEHLWSVARYMPGSMGELDSLGLSGSEIRFHGKTLLSLVAQAQALPEEALPEPLLNLMDMPGYRKAFKAIKALVTQVSAEHNVSAELLASRRQINQLLNWHWKLKPQNTEPELISGWRAALMATTLNALLAEYPL
- the umuD gene encoding translesion error-prone DNA polymerase V autoproteolytic subunit; translation: MTLYRPAQWREAIAVPLFSERVPCGFPSPATDYVEQRIDLNKLLIPHPSSTYFVKAAGDSMIDAGIGDGDLLVVDSSRTARHGDIVIAAVEREFTVKRLQLRPTVQLNPMNCAYSPIIIGSEDALDIFGVVTFIVKAVS
- a CDS encoding LysR family transcriptional regulator, producing MNNPPLLTDLRVFILVARRAGFAAVAQELGVSPAYVSKRIALLEQNLNVVLLHRTTRRVTITEEGERIYEWAQRILHDVDQMMDELSDVRQVPQGMLRIISSFGFGRQVVAPALSALARQYPQLELRFDVEDRLVDLANEGVDLDIRIGDDIAPNLIARRLGTNYRILCASPAFLAQYGTPKQLADLATCSCLVIKERDHPFGIWQLQNKEGEHVIKVTGPLSSNHGEIVHQWCLDGQGIALRSWWDVCDNIASGHLVHVLPEYYQPANIWAVYVSRLATSAKVRITVEFLRHYFAERYPTFSLK